In the genome of Spea bombifrons isolate aSpeBom1 chromosome 11, aSpeBom1.2.pri, whole genome shotgun sequence, one region contains:
- the LOC128468895 gene encoding histone H3: MARTKQTARKSTGGKAPRKQLATKAARKSAPATGGVKKPHRYRPGTVALREIRRYQKSTELLIRKLPFQRLVREIAQDFKTDLRFQSSAVMALQEASEAYLVGLFEDTNLCAIHAKRVTIMPKDIQLARRIRGERA; encoded by the coding sequence ATGGCTCGCACCAAACAGACAGCCCGTAAGTCCACCGGAGGAAAAGCTCCTCGGAAGCAGCTGGCGACCAAAGCTGCGAGGAAAAGCGCTCCAGCTACCGGCGGCGTGAAGAAGCCACATCGCTACCGCCCGGGCACCGTAGCTCTTAGGGAAATCCGCCGTTACCAGAAGTCTACGGAGTTGCTTATCCGAAAGCTGCCTTTCCAACGGCTGGTCCGTGAGATTGCTCAAGATTTCAAAACCGATCTACGTTTCCAGAGTTCTGCTGTTATGGCTCTCCAGGAAGCCAGCGAGGCTTACCTCGTGGGGCTTTTCGAAGACACCAACTTGTGTGCTATTCACGCTAAGCGGGTTACTATCATGCCAAAAGACATTCAGCTGGCTCGTAGGATCAGAGGTGAACGTGCCTAA
- the LOC128469021 gene encoding histone H4, whose translation MSGRGKGGKGLGKGGAKRHRKVLRDNIQGITKPAIRRLARRGGVKRISGLIYEETRGVLKVFLENVIRDAVTYTEHAKRKTVTAMDVVYALKRQGRTLYGFGG comes from the coding sequence ATGTCTGGCCGTGGCAAAGGAGGTAAGGGACTCGGGAAAGGTGGCGCAAAGAGGCACAGGAAGGTGCTGCGGGATAACATCCAGGGAATCACCAAGCCTGCTATCCGCCGTTTGGCTCGCAGAGGAGGTGTAAAGCGTATCTCTGGGCTCATCTATGAGGAGACCCGTGGTGTGCTCAAAGTGTTTTTGGAGAATGTGATTCGTGACGCAGTCACTTATACTGAGCATGCCAAGAGGAAAACCGTTACCGCTATGGACGTGGTGTATGCTTTGAAACGCCAAGGCCGTACTCTGTACGGTTTCGGAGGTTAA
- the LOC128468871 gene encoding histone H1B-like: MAETAPSAAPPPAETSSKKKQPKKPAAAKSRPVKSGPSVSELIVKAVSASKERSGVSLAALKKALAAGGYDVEKNNSRLKLALKGLVSKETLIQLKGSGASGSFKLNKKQLESREKTSKKKETPVKSKKVASKKVVKSPKKAPAGVKKSPKKIKKPSAAAKSPKKPKVVKVKKAGKSPAKKATKPKAATKPR; the protein is encoded by the coding sequence ATGGCCGAGACAGCTCCTTCCGCGGCTCCTCCGCCGGCAGAAACCTCTTCCAAGAAGAAACAGCCGAAGAAGCCGGCAGCTGCAAAAAGCCGTCCTGTGAAGTCCGGTCCCAGTGTCTCCGAGCTGATTGTGAAAGCGGTCTCTGCGTCCAAGGAGCGCAGCGGAGTGTCTCTCGCAGCTCTTAAGAAAGCACTCGCTGCTGGCGGCTACGACGTAGAAAAGAATAACAGCCGCCTGAAGCTCGCTCTCAAGGGTCTGGTGTCTAAAGAGACCCTGATCCAGCTGAAAGGAAGCGGTGCCTCTGGCTCTTTCAAGCTGAACAAGAAGCAGCTGGAGAGCAGAGAGAAGACATCAAAGAAGAAGGAAACTCCCGTAAAGTCTAAAAAAGTAGCCTCTAAGAAGGTTGTGAAGTCGCCCAAGAAAGCCCCTGCAGGAGTGAAGAAAAGCCCGAAAAAGATCAAGAAACCGTCGGCCGCTGCCAAGAGTCCCAAGAAGCCTAAGGTTGTTAAGGTGAAGAAAGCTGGCAAGAGCCCAGCTAAGAAGGCCACAAAGCCCAAGGCTGCCACAAAGCCCCGCTAA